The proteins below are encoded in one region of Oncorhynchus gorbuscha isolate QuinsamMale2020 ecotype Even-year linkage group LG01, OgorEven_v1.0, whole genome shotgun sequence:
- the LOC124011690 gene encoding beta-crystallin A1-like, whose amino-acid sequence MALTKPMNTMPMGPWKITVYDQEYFQGKRMEFTACCQNIMECGMENIRSLKVECGAWVGYEHSSFSGQQFVLEKGDYPRFEAYSGSNSYRIERMISFRPICSASHKESRITIYEKENMIGRQFEMCDDYPSLQAMGWFNNEVGSMHIQSGAFVCYQFPGYRGHQYIMEGDCHGGEYKCYREFGSHAQTPQIQSIRRIQH is encoded by the exons ATGGCTCTGACCAAACCTATGAATACCATGCCCATGGGCCCATGGAAGATCACAGTGTACGACCAGGAGTACTTCCAGGGAAAACGTATGGAGTTCACCGCCTGCTGCCAAAACATCATGGAGTGTGGCATGGAGAACATCCGATCCCTGAAGGTTGAGTGTGGAGC ttGGGTGGGTTATGAGCACTCCAGTTTCAGTGGCCAGCAGTTTGTCCTGGAGAAGGGAGACTACCCCCGTTTCGAGGCCTACAGCGGCAGCAACTCCTACCGCATCGAGAGGATGATCTCCTTCAGACCCATCTGCTCCGCT aGCCACAAGGAGTCCCGCATAACCATCTATGAGAAGGAGAACATGATTGGCCGCCAGTTTGAGATGTGTGATGACTACCCCTCCCTGCAGGCCATGGGCTGGTTCAACAATGAGGTTGGATCCATGCACATCCAGAGCGGAGC CTTCGTGTGCTACCAGTTCCCCGGCTACCGTGGCCACCAGTACATCATGGAGGGTGACTGCCACGGAGGAGAGTACAAGTGTTACCGTGAGTTTGGCTCCCATGCCCAGACCCCTCAGATCCAGTCCATCAGGAGGATTCAGCACTGA